In Halanaerobiaceae bacterium ANBcell28, a single genomic region encodes these proteins:
- a CDS encoding diaminopimelate dehydrogenase codes for MENIKVGIVGYGNLGKGVESAVEQNNDMELVAVFTRRPADQLEIVNKDAKVAHVSEAKDYIDKIDVLLLCGGSATDLPVQGPKFAEMFNTVDSFDTHAKIPEYFEMIDKVAKENGTTSAIAIGWDPGLFSMNRMITQAILPEGNTYTFWGRGVSQGHSDAIRRIDGVKNAVQYTIPIEDAINRVRSGQNPELSTKEKHLRDCYVVAEEGADKDKIAEEIKTMPNYFSDYVTEVKFISEEELKAEHSAMPHGGFVIRSGKTGEDNNQIVEFSLNLDSNPEFTSSVLLAYARAVYHLNQKGQIGAKTIFDIPLSYLSPKSSAQLRKELL; via the coding sequence ATGGAAAATATTAAAGTAGGAATTGTAGGATATGGTAATCTAGGTAAAGGTGTAGAATCAGCAGTTGAGCAAAATAATGATATGGAGCTTGTAGCTGTATTCACCAGGAGGCCAGCAGATCAATTAGAGATAGTTAATAAAGATGCAAAAGTAGCACATGTAAGTGAAGCTAAAGATTATATTGATAAAATTGATGTTTTATTACTCTGTGGTGGTTCAGCTACAGATTTACCTGTACAGGGTCCTAAATTTGCTGAGATGTTCAATACAGTAGATAGCTTTGATACACATGCCAAAATACCTGAGTACTTTGAAATGATTGATAAAGTAGCTAAGGAAAATGGAACTACAAGTGCTATTGCAATTGGTTGGGATCCTGGCTTGTTTTCAATGAATAGAATGATTACTCAGGCAATATTACCAGAAGGAAATACTTATACATTCTGGGGTAGAGGTGTTAGCCAGGGACATTCTGATGCTATTAGAAGAATTGATGGAGTGAAAAATGCTGTTCAATATACAATACCAATCGAAGATGCAATTAACAGGGTTAGAAGTGGACAAAATCCTGAGTTAAGCACTAAAGAAAAGCATTTAAGGGATTGTTATGTTGTGGCTGAAGAAGGTGCTGATAAGGATAAAATTGCTGAAGAAATTAAAACTATGCCTAATTATTTTTCTGATTATGTAACAGAAGTGAAGTTTATAAGTGAGGAAGAGCTAAAAGCTGAACATTCAGCGATGCCTCACGGAGGATTTGTAATTCGCAGTGGGAAAACTGGAGAGGATAATAATCAAATTGTTGAGTTTTCTTTGAATTTAGATAGTAATCCTGAATTTACTTCCAGTGTTTTGCTTGCTTATGCTAGAGCTGTTTATCATTTGAATCAGAAAGGACAAATTGGAGCTAAAACAATTTTTGATATTCCTTTATCTTACTTATCCCCTAAATCAAGTGCACAATTGAGAAAAGAGTTGTTGTAA
- the gdhA gene encoding NADP-specific glutamate dehydrogenase, which produces MSNYLEKINKMVIEKNPNEAEFHQAVMEVLETIEPVLEKHPEFEKAGVLERLVEPERQIIFRVPWVDDNGNTKVNRAFRVEFNSALGPYKGGLRFHPSVYLGIIKFLGFEQIFKNALTGRPIGGGKGGSDFDPKGKSDAEVMRFCQSFMTELYRHIGAQTDVPAGDIGVGAREIGYMFGQYKRITNRFEAGVLTGKGIAWGGSLARTEATGYGLIYLMEEMLKDKEQIIEGKDVVISGSGNVAIYATEKVQELGGKVIALSDSGGFIHDPEGIKLDTVKRIKEIERGRIKEYLKEHSSAEYNKVSTDIWKLKCDIALPCATQNELDEEGAQALVDNDVIAVGEGANMPSTPEAVEIFQKNGVLFAPAKAANAGGVATSALEMTQNGMWDSWTFDEVDSKLKGIMKNIYKDMSQVAKEYGMEGNYVAGANIAGFLKVANAMLSQGIV; this is translated from the coding sequence ATGAGTAATTATTTAGAAAAAATAAATAAGATGGTAATTGAAAAAAATCCTAATGAGGCTGAATTTCATCAGGCAGTAATGGAAGTATTGGAGACAATTGAGCCTGTATTAGAAAAACATCCTGAATTTGAGAAAGCTGGTGTACTTGAGAGATTAGTAGAACCAGAAAGACAAATTATTTTTAGAGTACCCTGGGTTGATGATAATGGAAATACAAAAGTTAATAGAGCTTTTCGAGTTGAGTTTAATAGTGCTTTAGGTCCTTATAAGGGTGGATTAAGATTTCATCCATCTGTCTATCTCGGGATTATAAAGTTCCTTGGTTTTGAGCAGATATTTAAGAATGCATTGACAGGTCGTCCAATTGGTGGTGGAAAAGGTGGTAGTGATTTTGATCCTAAAGGTAAATCTGATGCAGAAGTAATGAGGTTTTGCCAGAGCTTTATGACAGAGTTATATCGTCATATTGGTGCTCAGACTGATGTTCCTGCAGGAGATATTGGTGTAGGTGCTAGAGAAATAGGCTATATGTTTGGTCAATACAAGAGAATTACAAATCGTTTTGAAGCTGGTGTATTGACTGGTAAAGGAATAGCTTGGGGAGGAAGTCTGGCTAGAACTGAGGCTACTGGTTATGGTTTAATTTATCTTATGGAGGAAATGCTAAAAGATAAAGAACAAATAATTGAAGGAAAAGATGTAGTTATCTCTGGTTCCGGTAATGTTGCAATATATGCTACAGAGAAAGTGCAAGAACTTGGCGGGAAAGTCATTGCATTGAGTGACTCTGGAGGATTTATACATGATCCAGAGGGGATTAAACTCGATACAGTTAAAAGAATAAAAGAAATTGAAAGAGGCCGTATTAAGGAGTATTTAAAGGAACACAGTTCTGCAGAATATAATAAAGTAAGTACAGATATTTGGAAATTAAAATGTGATATAGCTCTCCCTTGTGCTACACAAAATGAGCTAGATGAAGAAGGAGCACAAGCATTAGTAGATAATGATGTTATAGCAGTAGGTGAGGGTGCTAATATGCCTTCTACACCTGAGGCTGTTGAGATCTTCCAGAAAAATGGAGTATTATTTGCCCCTGCTAAAGCTGCTAATGCAGGAGGAGTAGCTACTTCAGCTCTGGAAATGACCCAAAATGGTATGTGGGACTCATGGACTTTTGATGAAGTTGATAGTAAACTAAAAGGTATAATGAAAAATATCTATAAAGATATGAGTCAGGTAGCAAAAGAATATGGAATGGAAGGAAATTATGTAGCTGGAGCAAATATTGCTGGATTCTTAAAAGTTGCTAATGCTATGTTAAGTCAAGGAATAGTATAA